TAATATTATGATGCCGATTTTGTTTTCGCTGCTTGCGGTCGGACTTATCCTTTACATCCTTTCGCGCAAGCTCGCGGGTCCTCTTCAGCAGATGAACCGGGCGGCGATTGAGCTCGCGAACGGCGATTTTACAACTCGCGTGCCGGTGAATTCGACGGACGAAATCGGCCAGCTCGCGCAAAGCTTCAACTTCATGGTGGACCAGCTCCAGAGCTGGGAGGATAACCGCCAGGAGTTTCTGGCCAACGTTTCCCATGAGCTGCGATCGCCGCTGACGACGCTGCGCGGCCTTATTGTGGCGATGAACGACAAGGTGGTGCCGGAGGACAAGTATTCGCATTATTTGAAAATATGCGAGTACGAGGTGCAGCGGCTGCAGCGGCTGGTGAGCGATCTGCTCGATTTGGCGCGCATCCAGAACGGCGTCGACGTTTTCCGTACCCGTCCGGTCGTCATCAAGGAAAAAATTCAGGAAGTGCTCGACGTCATCCATACCCGCATCGAAGAGAAACAGCTTGATCTGCACGTCAGTTTGCTTGACGGAGAGTTCGGGCCTTTGACGGCCGACCTGGATCCGGACCGGTTTGCGCAGGTGATGCAGAATCTGCTGTACAACGCCATTCAATTTACTTCGTCCGGCCAGCGCATTGATGTACTCTTATATGAAGAAGGGGATGGGGCAGTCATTGTCGTCCGCGATACCGGCATCGGCATGCGCGAGGAAGATTTGGCCCGTATTTGGGAGCGCTTTTACAAGGCGGAACAATCCCGTACCCCGAGCTCCGAAGGGACGGGTCTTGGTCTTACGATCGTAAAGCATCTGGTCGGCGGCATGGGCGGGAACGTCTCGGTTCGCAGCGCCGTAGGGGAGGGTACCGAATTTACATTGCGTTTTCCGCTGTCGGAGATTTAAAGATGAGTGACTGCGGAGGGCCAGGGGGTTATCAAACGTTTACACTTTTTTTACAATCTATCCATAGTTTCATCAAGAATACGAGGTATTCTTTCTTCATATAGCAGTAACGCCGGATTTTTCGAAGGAAGGGTGGGGTCGATTGATATTCAAAAGGTGGTTTCTGCCGATCGTCATGATTTGTCTGATCGTGAGCGGTTGCGTGAGCGCGAAGCCGCAAGAAGACAAACCGGCCGTCCTTCCGCCGGCGGAGGAAGAGGTGCAGAACCTGAGCGAGAAGCAATTGGTGCTGCTCTTTCAAATCCTGATGCAGATGGATAAGCGGGAAGGTCTCGCGATCAGCAAGTCCCAGGCGACAGTTCTGCTCCCGATTATCCGCAAAAACAGTTCCGAAGGAATTTTGACAAATGCAGACCAGAAAAAAATTGTCGATATACTGACTCCGGATCAAAAACAATTTTACGACGACTATCAGGAACGCGTGAAAAAAAAGATGCAGTCGGCCAAAAAAGAGAAAATCAACCTGGACGAGTTAAGCGAAAGCGAACGGGAAAAGCTGATCAAGGAATTCAAGGAACGGAGAAAAGGAGAGGACGGCCAGCCGCTCCATCCTCCGCCTTCGCACAAAGCGGGCGACGAGCCGCCGAGCGGAAAAAACGTCGAGCAGCAGCTGATCGAGCTGCTCGAAGCAAAAGCGAAGCAATAAGAGCGCCGGAGGCGGTAAGCCTCTTCGGCGCTCTTTTGTGCTTAGCGGTTGGTTAAGGTTTGCGTGGTTGATATGTTGTTGTATTCTCCCGCTGCATCGCGCCGAAAGTAAAGCGAGTCCGGCACCATTTCGGCGTCAGCCGAAACGTGCCGGACAGTTCGCGGGTCCGAGGCACATAGTACCGACCGCTGCATCGCGCCAAAAGTAGAGCGTGTCCGGCATTGGAATTATTGCCTGACAGCAATAATTCCATGCCGGACAAACGCGAACTAGCAGCGAGCTGCCGCTCCCGTCGGGCGGGACCAGGGCGCCCGAGCGCCTGGGGTCCCCCTTTAAGGGGGATTTAGGGGGTAATCCTACCCAATTGGGGGAAAGGGGAGATATAGGGTTATACCCCCGTGTACCCCTCGACAACAACATCGAGTTTCCCCGTCTCCGGATTGATGACCAAACCGTGAACCGGCAAATTTTTCGGCAGTAGCGGATGGTTGCGGATAATGTTGACGCTGCCCAATACGCTGTCGTGCACATAGTCGAAACCGGTCAGCCAGCGGTTCAGGTCGATGCCGGCATGCTGCAGCGTATCGATCGTATCGATGGATACGCCGCGGCTCTTGGCTTTGGACACGACCTCCTCCGGGTTGAGGCCGGTCATGCCGCATTCATAGTGGCCGATGACGAAAATTTCCTTCGCGGCCAGCTGATACACCGCAACGATGATGCTGCGCATAATACTGCCGAACGGGTGGGAGACGACGGCGCCGGCGTTTTTGATGATTTTGGCGTCGCCGTTGCGAAGGTTCAGCGCTTTGGGCAGCAGCTCCGTCAGCCGTGCGTCCATGCAGGTGATAATGACCATTTTCTTGTCGGGGAATTTCGTCGTACGGAACTGCTCGTACTGCTTATTTTCTACGAATTGCTGATTAAATTCGATAAGTTCGGATAACAAAGTCATGTGGTATCTCTCCTTGTAAAGATTAATGTGTTATTGATTTCTGCGGTCGCTCAGGCGAAGATGCGTCGTGTAAATTTGCTGATTGCTTTTCAATATAAAGCTTCGACGCTCCGGGTTGTAATCAATGAGCATCGCATCTTCGAAATAAATTTCGTCTTTCGCCTGAAACAGCACGTCGAACGGCTCGCCTTTCGCGCTGCGGTCCTCCGGATTTCCGTTATCTACGATCCAGAGGGCGGGTACCCCGTTTACCGCGCAGCCGCACCCTTCGTTGTCATAAACGAGCTTCAGCCTGGAGCTTGGTTCGGCAAGCTTAGGTTCCAGCTGTTCCGCGGCGGCGGGCGTAAATGTAATATGCATCCGGCTTCACTCCTTTCTTTAGAACGATTATAACATAAACAGGGTGATATTTGCTTCTGACTTACGGTCAGAGTATGATCAGGATAGCAAATAAAGGAAGGAGCCGAAGCAATGAGCGACGTTCAGACCAAATGGAAGGAATTCCGCGACTATTTGAAAAAAATCAAGAGCTACGAGGAAGCGCTTGGCGTCTTATATTGGGATTTGCGCACCGGCGCCCCGAAAAAAGGGGTGGCGACCAGATCCGAGGTGATCGGCGTGCTGTCCGGCGAATCGTTCCGGTTGTCGACATCCGAGCAAATGGGGGAATATATCGATTATTTCTCGGAAGCGTCCCGGTTCGAGCAGCTGGACCGTATCGGAAAACGCATCGTCACCGAATGCAAAAAGGATTACGAGCGCAGCAAAAAAATCCCGCCCGACAAATACGAAGCTTACGTCGTGCTGACGTCGCAAGCCGAATCGGTTTGGGAAGAGGCGAAGCATAGCGGCGATTGGGCGATGTTCCAGCCGTATTTGGAGAAGATTGTAGCGACCAATCTGGAGTTTATCGAGCTGTGGGGCTACGAAGGCCACAAATACAACACGCTGCTCGACATGTACGAGCCCGGCATGACGGTGGAGAAGCTTGATCAAGTGTTCGGAGCGCTGCGGGACAAAGCGGTGCCGCTGCTCGGACGCATCCAGGCGTCACCGAACCGGCCGGATACGAGCTTTCTGCACCAGCAGTTCGATAAGGAAAAGCAGCGCAAATTCAGCCTGTTTATTTTGGAGCAAATGGGTTACGACTTCGAGGCCGGGCGGCTTGACGAGACCGTGCATCCGTTTGCGACGGGGCTGAATCCGGGGGATGTGCGGATTACGACGCGTTATTTGCCGGACGATGTGAACAGCGCCTTGTTCGGCACGATTCATGAAGGCGGACATGCGCTCTACGAGCAAAACATTTCGCAGGAGCTGAACGGAACCCCGCTGTCGACTGGCACGTCGATGGGAATCCACGAGTCGCAGTCCCGCTTCTGGGAAAACATGATCGGGCGCAGCCGGCCGTTCTGGACGCGGTATTATGGCGATCTGCAAAAAAACTACCCGGGGCAGTTTGACAACGTGACGGTCGAGCAGTTCTACCGTGCGACCAACCTTGTCGAGCCGTCGCTCATCCGCATCGA
The window above is part of the Paenibacillus hamazuiensis genome. Proteins encoded here:
- a CDS encoding sensor histidine kinase; the protein is MLRRWFGSLYIKIFLSFLATCVLFFIGLAVFWNYYFTDLFYKDKKDLLQARSAEVSKLLPNYQEGTISIRELRFGIRIVARSINGHVWLVDEKGNIMNGSSEKEGTMIPKQMDPLFIDGLKGHTGFTVSGYRFDDSQKDTLTYYAPERFNGHPIVVFFHVPAVEISEAIAAVRLNIMMPILFSLLAVGLILYILSRKLAGPLQQMNRAAIELANGDFTTRVPVNSTDEIGQLAQSFNFMVDQLQSWEDNRQEFLANVSHELRSPLTTLRGLIVAMNDKVVPEDKYSHYLKICEYEVQRLQRLVSDLLDLARIQNGVDVFRTRPVVIKEKIQEVLDVIHTRIEEKQLDLHVSLLDGEFGPLTADLDPDRFAQVMQNLLYNAIQFTSSGQRIDVLLYEEGDGAVIVVRDTGIGMREEDLARIWERFYKAEQSRTPSSEGTGLGLTIVKHLVGGMGGNVSVRSAVGEGTEFTLRFPLSEI
- a CDS encoding carboxypeptidase M32, with amino-acid sequence MSDVQTKWKEFRDYLKKIKSYEEALGVLYWDLRTGAPKKGVATRSEVIGVLSGESFRLSTSEQMGEYIDYFSEASRFEQLDRIGKRIVTECKKDYERSKKIPPDKYEAYVVLTSQAESVWEEAKHSGDWAMFQPYLEKIVATNLEFIELWGYEGHKYNTLLDMYEPGMTVEKLDQVFGALRDKAVPLLGRIQASPNRPDTSFLHQQFDKEKQRKFSLFILEQMGYDFEAGRLDETVHPFATGLNPGDVRITTRYLPDDVNSALFGTIHEGGHALYEQNISQELNGTPLSTGTSMGIHESQSRFWENMIGRSRPFWTRYYGDLQKNYPGQFDNVTVEQFYRATNLVEPSLIRIEADELTYNLHIMVRYEIEKALFSGTVKVADLPEVWNSKYKEYLGVEPTNNGDGVLQDVHWSGGAFGYFPSYALGNMYAAQMMNTMRRELPNLDGLIEAGQLHPIKDWLAEKIYQYGKSLNPGEIIMQVTGEELNPDYLVRYLEEKYTDIYRL
- a CDS encoding beta-class carbonic anhydrase is translated as MTLLSELIEFNQQFVENKQYEQFRTTKFPDKKMVIITCMDARLTELLPKALNLRNGDAKIIKNAGAVVSHPFGSIMRSIIVAVYQLAAKEIFVIGHYECGMTGLNPEEVVSKAKSRGVSIDTIDTLQHAGIDLNRWLTGFDYVHDSVLGSVNIIRNHPLLPKNLPVHGLVINPETGKLDVVVEGYTGV
- a CDS encoding iron-sulfur cluster biosynthesis family protein; amino-acid sequence: MHITFTPAAAEQLEPKLAEPSSRLKLVYDNEGCGCAVNGVPALWIVDNGNPEDRSAKGEPFDVLFQAKDEIYFEDAMLIDYNPERRSFILKSNQQIYTTHLRLSDRRNQ